The genomic window AATCGGTAGGTCACGTCTCGGACGAGCGGCGCGAGCTCCTTCAGCTGCTCCCCGAGCGCCTGCGCCGCACGCTTGTTGGTCTCCGGGTCGGGAGAGCGGATCGTGACGAGGTACTCCTCGGCGACGCGAAACTCCTGTCGGTAGGCGAGGTAGTTGCGGTGAATCGGAGAATCGGCGCGGATCAGGGCATTGGTGTCGTTGATGACCCGGAGGCGGGTCACGACCACCCAGGCCGAAAATCCGGTGGCGACGATAGCGACCGAAAGCACCAGGCCCGGCCAGGCGACGGCAAGCCGCACGAGCCGGACCAGGAGCCATTGCAAGAATCTCTTCATCTCTACCGAACGACACCTCCTCCGAGAAAGTGGTGTCCTAGGGAATAAAATTCCACGATCGATCGCCTCCTCAAGCGATGGGCCGCAACCGGCCCGTTTCCCAGATGTAGCCGTCTATGCCTGAATCAATATGCCTGAATCAATCCAGAAGAAGAACGACTCGATCCGGAGCGTCGAATCCCAAAAAAGGCAGAAGGGGAAGGAGCGACCCGTTCGCCCGAGCCGAGACCGAATGCCAAGCTTTTTTCGGCTCGGGCAGAAGACCCGAATCCGGCGGGGTCGGCGCTTCCCGCCGTCGCATCGGCAACGACATGATCCTCTTACTCTTTCAGACGCCCACCATCCAAGCAAGAGCGAAACGCACCGGCGACTGGCGACTTGACACAGGGTCCCCGAGTCGCTACCTAAAAGGAGCGGAAGGTCGATGTCGGCGCTAGAAAGTTCCGTCCTCGTTCTCAACCGCCTCTGGCAGGCGGTGAATCTCTGCTCTGCTCGGCGCGCTTTCGGGCTCCTCTATCAGGGACAGGCCCACGTGGTGCATGCCGAGGAGAGCGACTTCTATTCTCTCGATTTCGCCCGGTGGGCGGAGCACTCCCGCCACTACGAGGGGGCCGACATCGTGCATACGGTCTCCGCTCGGATCCGGATTCCCCGCGTCATCCTGCTGATTCTCTTCGAGCGGCTTCCCAGCAAGGAGGTCAAATTTACCCGTCACAACGTCTTCGAGCGGGACAACCACACCTGCCAGTATTGTGGCCATCGCTTCGATAACCGTTCCCTCAACCTCGATCATGTGATTCCGCGGGAGCGGGGAGGGAAGACGGTCTGGGAAAACATCGTCTGTTCCTGCATCGGGTGCAATAGCCGCAAAGGGAATCGGACGCCGCAGGAGGCGGGGATGAAGCTCCTGCGCAAGCCGCGCCGGCCGCGATGGCGGCCCCTCGTCGCCGCAGAATCCTCGGGCGTTCCCGAAGCTTGGCGGCGGTTCGTCGACGTCGATTCCTGGAAGGTCGAGCTGAGCTAGCCGCCTGCGGCGATCCATGGCGGCTCAATGGCGGAAGTGGCGCCGCCCGGTGAAGACGAGGGCGAGCCCGCGCTCATCGGCCGCGGCAATCACCTCCGGATCGCGAA from Methylacidimicrobium sp. B4 includes these protein-coding regions:
- a CDS encoding HNH endonuclease; translated protein: MSALESSVLVLNRLWQAVNLCSARRAFGLLYQGQAHVVHAEESDFYSLDFARWAEHSRHYEGADIVHTVSARIRIPRVILLILFERLPSKEVKFTRHNVFERDNHTCQYCGHRFDNRSLNLDHVIPRERGGKTVWENIVCSCIGCNSRKGNRTPQEAGMKLLRKPRRPRWRPLVAAESSGVPEAWRRFVDVDSWKVELS